The genomic region CGGGGTTGCCCCCGGTTTTCGAAACCTGATTGACTGCGCCGCCCTCGATAGTGAGCAAGGTGCCTTCCATCTCACCGCGGGGAACGGTACGCAGCTCCATTCGACTCACCGCTGCAATGCTGGCCAGCGCTTCGCCGCGGAAGCCCAGCGTGGCGATGCGCTCGATATCGCGATAGGTTTTTATTTTCGAAGTGGCATGACGCTGCAGCGACAGGATGGCATCCTGTTCGTTCATACCGCAGCCGTCATCCACCACCTGAATGAGTCCGCTGCCGCCGGCCTTGATGACCACCGTGATGTGCCGGCCGCCGGCATCGATGGCGTTCTCGACCAGCTCCTTGACCACAGAAGCCGGCCGATCGATCACTTCACCGGCCGCGATTTTATTGATCAGGTTTTCAGAGAGGATGTGAATTTTGCGATCGCTTGTTTTCATGTTTCATCGCATCAAAGGTTGGCGTGGATACGCATTTCCGCTTCATAAGACAAGGCCGAAGGCGGATGAATAGGTACGCGGGAAAAAGGAGGGAGGGCGATTGTGCAAGCCCGCTGCGTGCTCGTGTGTTCAGCCAAGCGCCACATCCAGCGTCATCATGGCCGCAAACCCCAGCATCGTGCCGATGGTGGCGATGTGGGTGTTTTTCTCCAGTTGCGACTCGGGTATCAACTCCTCCACCACCACATAGATCATGGCGCCGGCGGCGAACGCCAGGGCATAGGGCAACAGAGGCCGGATCAACAGCACCGCAGCCGCTCCAAGCACACCGGCGACCGGCTCCACTACGCCCGACAGCTGTCCCAGGCAAAAACTCTTCATCGGGCTGAAGCCCTCGCGGCGCAAAGGCGCGGACACCGCCAAGCCTTCGGGAAAATTCTGAATGCCGATGCCGAGGGCCAGGGCGACGGCGCCGGCCAATGTGGCGGACGGCAGCTGAGCTCCCAGCGCGCCAAAGGCAACGCCCACCGCCAATCCCTCGGGGATGTTGTGCAAAGTGATGGCCAGGACCAGGAGCACGCTGCGCTGCCAATGAGTCTTGATACCCTCGGCCTCCGTCATGGGAAAACCCAGATGGAGATGAGGCAAAAGATGGTCTACCAGCCATAAAAACGCGCCGCCTGCCAAAAAGCCTATCACCGCCGGCGTCCACGCCGGGGATCCCGCCTGTTCGGCCATTTCAATCGCCGGCGCCAGCAGAGACCAATAGCTGGCAGCGATCATCACGCCGGCGGCAAAACCCAACATCGCGTCGAGAATTTTGCGATGGACGCTCTTGAACAAAAAAATCATACTCGCACCCAGAGCGGTGAGAAACCAAGTGAACAGTGTGGCGCACAGGGCCTGATAAACCGGCGAGAGTGCCTTGAACCATTCAATAGCCATCAGAGCTGCCTCATATAATTCGCAGATAATCGACCATGGTGCATCGCCGCATGCGCGTCCACGTCCGCGCAGTAGTGATGCCTTCGCCGGTGGGGCTGGCGATGCTGTGGGTGAACGTGCCTTCACCGTTCAGGCCCAAACCCGCGGTGGAAGGACCGTTTTTGACGAACAGCGTGCAGTTCATCACTTTGCCCATTTTGGTCAAACTGGCGACATTTTTCGAATGCATGATGGCGGTGTGGCGAAAACCATGTTCCACCTTGCGCGCCATTTCGATGGCCGCGTCCACATCCGGAACCCGAATCACCGGCAAACAGGGCATCATCTGTTCCGCCATCACCCAGGGGTGATCCCAAGGCGTCTCGCCGAACAGCATGGGCACAGACGCCGGCAGCTCCAGGCCGATGGCCTTGGCCAGCACCGCTGCATCGCGGCCCACCAGCTGCCGATTGACCACCGGCTCCTTGACGCCGCGGCCGCCGTTCTCAAACGCTTTTTCCGCCAGCTGATCCATCTGCGCCAGTGTCAAGCGGACGCAGCCGATGGCCTCCAGCTCGCGCATCAGTTGATCCGCCACCTGGGCGACCACCACGATCTCCTTCTCCGCGATGCAGAGCAGATTGTTGTCAAAGACCGCGCCTTCGACGATGGAGCGGGCGGCCTTCACCAGATCTGCGGTTTCATCCACCACCACAGGGGGATTGCCCGGACCTGCGCAAATAGCCCGTTTAGGCGATTGCATGGCTGCCCTTACCACCCCCGGACCGCCGGTGATGGCCAGCAGATCGATCTTGGGGTGATTGAATAGAATTTTTCCTGTATCCATAGTGGGCTTGCGTACCGCGGTCACCAGATTGCACGGACCGCCGGCGGCGACGATGGCCCGGTTTATCAGCTGCACGCCGTATCCCGAAACATTCATTGCATTGGGATGGGGGTTGACCACCACCGCATTGCCCGCAGCGATCATGCCGATGGCATTGTTGAGCAACGTGGGCACCGGATGCGTGACCGGTGTGATGGCGCCGATGACGCCAAAGGGCGCCATCTCATTGACGGTCAAGCCATGATCACCGGATACCGCAAAGCTTTGCAGGTCTTCGATGCCGGGCGTGCGCTGAGAAGCCACCTGCATCTTCATGATCTTGTGTTCATATTTTCCCATCTT from bacterium harbors:
- a CDS encoding DNA mismatch repair protein MutL, giving the protein MKTSDRKIHILSENLINKIAAGEVIDRPASVVKELVENAIDAGGRHITVVIKAGGSGLIQVVDDGCGMNEQDAILSLQRHATSKIKTYRDIERIATLGFRGEALASIAAVSRMELRTVPRGEMEGTLLTIEGGAVNQVSKTGGNP
- a CDS encoding ZIP family metal transporter, which gives rise to MEWFKALSPVYQALCATLFTWFLTALGASMIFLFKSVHRKILDAMLGFAAGVMIAASYWSLLAPAIEMAEQAGSPAWTPAVIGFLAGGAFLWLVDHLLPHLHLGFPMTEAEGIKTHWQRSVLLVLAITLHNIPEGLAVGVAFGALGAQLPSATLAGAVALALGIGIQNFPEGLAVSAPLRREGFSPMKSFCLGQLSGVVEPVAGVLGAAAVLLIRPLLPYALAFAAGAMIYVVVEELIPESQLEKNTHIATIGTMLGFAAMMTLDVALG
- a CDS encoding aldehyde dehydrogenase EutE; translated protein: MDNQQIESIVQRVVAQLKQTGLMDGHTSGLGADGLFDNMEDAIEAAVVAQNKLTEGGMELRRIAVESLRKMGTEHAVDIAQREMAETKMGKYEHKIMKMQVASQRTPGIEDLQSFAVSGDHGLTVNEMAPFGVIGAITPVTHPVPTLLNNAIGMIAAGNAVVVNPHPNAMNVSGYGVQLINRAIVAAGGPCNLVTAVRKPTMDTGKILFNHPKIDLLAITGGPGVVRAAMQSPKRAICAGPGNPPVVVDETADLVKAARSIVEGAVFDNNLLCIAEKEIVVVAQVADQLMRELEAIGCVRLTLAQMDQLAEKAFENGGRGVKEPVVNRQLVGRDAAVLAKAIGLELPASVPMLFGETPWDHPWVMAEQMMPCLPVIRVPDVDAAIEMARKVEHGFRHTAIMHSKNVASLTKMGKVMNCTLFVKNGPSTAGLGLNGEGTFTHSIASPTGEGITTARTWTRMRRCTMVDYLRII